A single Lactuca sativa cultivar Salinas chromosome 8, Lsat_Salinas_v11, whole genome shotgun sequence DNA region contains:
- the LOC111894662 gene encoding vacuolar protein sorting-associated protein 53 A encodes MEKSSTLDYINQMFPIEASLSGVEPLMQKVHNEIRVVDTEILAAVRQQSNSGTKAKEDLAAATRVVQELMYKVREIKTKAEQSETMVQEICRDIKKLDFAKKHITTTITALHRLNMLVSAIEQLQVMASKRQYKEASAQLELRYRVRDRGKQFVAAFNIRLDRGKQFVPLKGYDSHHITEEHLGGKIISRSVLLCAFETARDAGALREPKNKLEK; translated from the exons ATGGAGAAGTCGAGTACTTTGGACTACATCAACCAGATGTTCCCTATAG AAGCATCTTTATCGGGTGTGGAGCCACTGATGCAAAAAGTACACAATGAGATACGTGTTGTGGATACAGAAATTCTTGCTGCTGTCCGTCAACAG AGTAATTCAGGTACAAAGGCAAAGGAGGATTTGGCTGCAGCTACACGTGTTGTTCAG GAACTCATGTATAAAGTTAGAGAAATTAAAACCAAAGCTGAACAAAGTGAAACAATGGTTCAGGAAATATGTCGTGACATCAAAAAGCTGGATTTTGCAAaaaaacacatcacaactacaatCACTGCCCTCCATCGTCTTAATATGCTTG TGTCTGCCATCGAACAACTTCAAGTAATGGCTTCAAAACGACAATATAAAGAGGCTTCTGCACAGTTAGAA CTTAGGTACAGGGTAAGAGACAGAGGAAAGCAGTTTGTTGCAGCATTTAACATACGCTTGGACAGAGGAAAGCAGTTTGTGCCTTTGAAGGGGTATGATTCTCATCACATCACTGAAGAACATCTAGGTGGCAAAATAATATCACGTTCTGTTCTTCTTTGTGCCTTTGAAACTGCAAGAGATGCTGGAGCACTTAGAGAACCTAAGAACAAACTGGAGAAGTGA